A genome region from Bacteroides stercoris ATCC 43183 includes the following:
- the tyrS gene encoding tyrosine--tRNA ligase: MNFVEELKWRGMLHDMMPGTEELLAKEQVTAYIGFDPTADSLHIGHLCSVMILRHFQRCGHKPLALIGGATGMIGDPSGKSAERNLLTEETLQRNMAGMKKQLSKFLDFDSDAPNRAELVNNYDWMKDFSFLDFAREVGKHITVNYMMAKDSVKKRLNGEARDGLSFTEFTYQLLQGYDFLHLYETKGCKLQMGGSDQWGNITTGAELIRRTNGGEVFALTSPLITKADGGKFGKTESGNIWLDPRYTSPYKFYQFWLNVSDADAARYIKIFTSLSREEIEALTAEHEAAPHLRVLQKRLAKEVTIMVHSEEDYNAAVDASNILFGNATSEALKKLDEDTLLAVFEGVPQFEVSRDALAAGVKAVDLFVDNAAVFASKGEMRKLVQGGGVSLNKEKLAAFDQVVTTADLLDDKYLLVQRGKKNYYLIIAK; the protein is encoded by the coding sequence ATGAATTTTGTAGAAGAATTAAAATGGCGTGGCATGCTCCACGATATGATGCCGGGTACGGAAGAACTGCTGGCAAAGGAACAGGTGACTGCATATATCGGTTTCGACCCTACGGCAGACTCCCTGCACATCGGACACCTTTGCAGTGTGATGATATTGCGTCACTTCCAGCGTTGCGGCCATAAGCCGTTGGCACTGATAGGCGGTGCTACGGGTATGATTGGCGACCCTTCCGGTAAGTCGGCGGAACGCAATCTGCTCACTGAAGAAACATTGCAGCGCAATATGGCAGGCATGAAGAAGCAGTTGAGCAAGTTTTTGGATTTTGATTCGGATGCCCCTAACCGTGCGGAGTTGGTGAACAACTACGATTGGATGAAGGACTTCAGTTTCCTTGATTTTGCCCGTGAAGTAGGCAAGCATATCACCGTAAACTATATGATGGCTAAGGATTCGGTGAAGAAGCGTCTGAACGGTGAAGCCCGCGACGGTCTTTCTTTCACAGAATTCACTTATCAGTTGCTGCAAGGCTACGATTTCCTGCATCTGTACGAAACCAAAGGTTGCAAGCTGCAAATGGGCGGCTCGGACCAGTGGGGTAACATCACCACGGGAGCCGAACTGATTCGCCGTACCAATGGCGGTGAGGTATTTGCCCTGACAAGCCCTCTGATTACAAAGGCGGACGGCGGTAAATTCGGTAAGACGGAATCCGGCAATATATGGCTCGATCCCCGCTATACATCTCCTTATAAGTTCTACCAGTTCTGGCTGAACGTAAGCGATGCCGATGCAGCCCGCTACATCAAGATATTCACTTCTTTGTCCAGGGAAGAAATCGAGGCTCTGACGGCCGAGCACGAAGCAGCTCCGCACTTGCGTGTCCTGCAGAAGCGTCTGGCCAAGGAAGTCACCATTATGGTACACTCCGAAGAGGACTACAACGCGGCTGTCGATGCGTCCAACATTCTTTTCGGCAATGCCACATCGGAGGCGTTGAAAAAGCTGGACGAAGATACTTTGCTGGCAGTGTTTGAGGGTGTTCCTCAGTTTGAGGTATCCCGTGATGCGCTGGCTGCCGGTGTAAAGGCAGTTGATCTGTTCGTAGACAATGCGGCTGTATTTGCATCGAAAGGCGAAATGCGCAAGCTGGTGCAGGGCGGCGGCGTCTCTTTGAACAAAGAAAAACTGGCTGCTTTCGATCAGGTTGTTACAACTGCTGATTTATTGGATGACAAGTATCTGCTGGTGCAACGCGGCAAGAAGAACTATTATCTGATTATTGCAAAATAA
- a CDS encoding TatD family hydrolase: protein MKFPVDIHTHRLPPVPGTAIANRYPDTFVPEEGAWYSVGIHPWHIPATVTPVVRNEMNVLASLAGHPQVLAIGEAGLDKLADAPMVVQIKVFEYQARLSVELDKPLVIHLVKAMSELLKLKQQIKPANPWIIHGFRGKAALAEECLRHGFYLSFGEKYQEEALRITPADRLFLETDESSVPVADLYSRAAEVRRVSLAELTEAIRENIAKVFFKQ from the coding sequence ATGAAATTTCCTGTCGATATACATACGCATCGCTTGCCGCCTGTGCCCGGAACGGCTATTGCGAACCGTTATCCCGATACTTTTGTTCCGGAAGAGGGGGCGTGGTATTCGGTAGGCATACATCCCTGGCATATCCCGGCAACCGTTACTCCGGTTGTTCGGAATGAAATGAATGTTTTGGCTTCTTTAGCCGGGCATCCGCAGGTTCTTGCCATAGGGGAAGCCGGACTGGATAAATTGGCCGATGCTCCGATGGTTGTGCAGATAAAGGTTTTTGAATATCAGGCACGGTTGTCTGTGGAGCTTGACAAGCCTTTGGTCATTCATTTGGTAAAGGCTATGAGTGAGTTGCTGAAGTTGAAACAGCAGATAAAGCCGGCCAACCCCTGGATTATTCATGGTTTTCGCGGGAAAGCGGCTCTGGCGGAGGAATGTCTGAGGCATGGGTTTTATCTCTCTTTCGGGGAGAAATATCAGGAAGAGGCGCTGCGGATAACTCCTGCCGACCGTCTGTTCCTGGAAACTGACGAAAGCTCCGTGCCGGTTGCGGATTTATACAGCCGGGCAGCCGAAGTCCGTCGCGTATCTTTGGCGGAACTCACGGAAGCGATACGGGAAAATATCGCCAAAGTCTTTTTTAAACAATAA
- the yidD gene encoding membrane protein insertion efficiency factor YidD, which translates to MKRLLSYLLLLPIYFYRKCISPMTSPSCRFTPTCSQYAVEAIKKHGPFKGLYLAVKRILRCHPWGGSGYDPVP; encoded by the coding sequence ATGAAACGCCTGCTTTCATATCTGCTGTTGCTTCCTATTTATTTTTACCGGAAGTGCATTTCGCCCATGACTTCCCCTTCGTGCAGATTTACTCCTACCTGTTCTCAATATGCAGTTGAGGCTATTAAGAAACATGGCCCTTTCAAAGGCCTTTATCTGGCGGTAAAACGTATATTGCGTTGCCATCCCTGGGGTGGTTCCGGATATGATCCTGTTCCATGA
- the rnpA gene encoding ribonuclease P protein component yields the protein MANTLHKVERLDKKKIIEKMFAGGSRSFSVFPLRVVYLPVEELEADASILISVSKRRFKRAVKRNRVKRQIREAYRVNKHELLNALAEKKCRLAIAFIYLSDQLTESSVIEERVKTALARIVEKVTVSDANMAAVAPMKP from the coding sequence ATGGCGAATACCTTACATAAAGTCGAAAGGCTGGATAAAAAAAAGATAATAGAGAAGATGTTTGCGGGCGGTTCGCGTTCGTTTTCGGTCTTCCCGTTGCGTGTGGTGTATTTGCCGGTAGAGGAGCTGGAGGCGGATGCTTCCATTCTTATCAGTGTTTCGAAGCGCCGCTTCAAACGTGCGGTGAAGCGCAACCGCGTAAAGCGTCAGATACGCGAGGCTTACCGTGTAAACAAACATGAACTGTTGAACGCTTTGGCAGAAAAGAAGTGCCGGTTGGCCATTGCCTTTATTTACCTTTCCGACCAGCTGACGGAATCTTCCGTAATAGAAGAGAGGGTGAAGACTGCTTTGGCGCGTATTGTTGAGAAAGTTACCGTATCGGATGCGAATATGGCAGCCGTAGCGCCTATGAAGCCATGA